Proteins encoded together in one Kutzneria kofuensis window:
- the hydA gene encoding dihydropyrimidinase, which produces MSILIKGGTVLSSTGSVTADVVVDGERITAVVAPDSWPGNADTVIDATGKYVLPGGIDGHTHMEMPFGGTFSADTFETGTTAAAWGGTTTIVDFAVQAKGSSLLSTLDKWHEKADGNCAIDYGFHMIVSDVNDGTLKEMDACVDAGVNTFKMFMAYPGVFYSTDGEILLAMQRARANGGTIMMHAENGIAIDQLVAQALAAGRTDPVQHGLTRPPELEGEATHRAIQLAKVTGAPLYIVHLSAAQALEAVAEARNTGQNVFAETCPQYLFLSIEDLAKPDFEGAKFVASPPLREKSHQGALWQGLRTNDLSVVSTDHCPFCFVEQKELGRGDFSKIPNGMPGVEHRMDLIYQGVVGGELTLQRWVEVTSTTPARMFGLYPRKGVIAPGSDADIVVYDPSARQTLSASTHHMAVDYSAYEGLEITGRVDTVLSRGRVVVDGDGWHGAKGHGRFLSRELNQYLN; this is translated from the coding sequence GTGAGCATTCTGATCAAGGGCGGCACCGTGCTCAGCTCGACCGGCTCGGTGACCGCGGACGTGGTCGTCGACGGAGAGCGGATCACCGCCGTCGTGGCGCCGGACTCGTGGCCGGGCAACGCCGACACGGTGATCGACGCGACCGGCAAGTACGTGCTGCCCGGCGGCATCGACGGGCACACGCACATGGAGATGCCGTTCGGCGGCACCTTCTCGGCCGACACGTTCGAGACCGGCACGACCGCGGCGGCCTGGGGCGGCACCACCACCATCGTCGACTTCGCCGTGCAGGCCAAGGGATCCTCGCTCTTGTCCACACTGGACAAGTGGCACGAGAAGGCCGACGGCAACTGCGCGATCGACTACGGGTTTCACATGATCGTGTCGGACGTCAACGACGGCACGCTCAAGGAGATGGACGCGTGCGTCGACGCCGGCGTGAACACGTTCAAGATGTTCATGGCCTATCCCGGCGTGTTCTACTCCACCGACGGCGAGATCCTGCTGGCGATGCAGCGGGCGCGGGCCAACGGCGGCACGATCATGATGCACGCCGAGAACGGCATCGCGATCGACCAGCTGGTGGCGCAGGCGCTCGCGGCCGGGCGAACGGATCCGGTGCAGCACGGCCTGACCCGGCCGCCGGAGCTGGAGGGCGAGGCCACGCACCGGGCGATCCAGCTGGCCAAGGTCACCGGCGCGCCGCTGTACATCGTGCACCTGTCGGCGGCGCAGGCGCTGGAAGCCGTGGCCGAGGCCCGGAACACCGGCCAGAACGTGTTCGCCGAGACGTGCCCGCAGTACCTGTTCCTGTCCATCGAGGACCTGGCCAAGCCGGACTTCGAGGGCGCGAAGTTCGTCGCTTCCCCGCCGCTGCGGGAGAAGTCGCACCAGGGCGCGCTGTGGCAGGGACTGCGCACCAACGACCTGTCCGTGGTGTCGACCGACCACTGCCCGTTCTGCTTCGTGGAGCAGAAGGAGCTGGGGCGCGGCGACTTCTCCAAGATTCCCAACGGGATGCCGGGCGTCGAGCACCGGATGGACCTGATCTACCAGGGCGTGGTCGGCGGCGAGCTGACGCTGCAGCGCTGGGTCGAGGTCACGTCGACGACGCCGGCCCGGATGTTCGGGCTGTATCCCCGGAAGGGCGTCATCGCACCGGGTTCGGACGCCGACATCGTGGTGTACGACCCGTCGGCCAGGCAGACGCTGTCGGCCAGCACGCACCACATGGCCGTGGACTACTCGGCGTACGAGGGCCTGGAGATCACCGGGCGGGTCGACACCGTGCTGTCGCGGGGCCGGGTTGTTGTCGACGGCGACGGCTGGCACGGCGCCAAGGGGCACGGCCGGTTCCTGTCCCGCGAACTGAACCAGTACCTGAACTGA
- a CDS encoding NCS1 family nucleobase:cation symporter-1, protein MAHSPVPVTPTDGRPSDHRVDLADDSAIADSRFSNPELAPVPLERRTWSTYNFFALWMGMAHNIPSYTLAASLIALGMDWVQAFVTITLGNLIVLVPMLLNSHAGTKYGIPFPVFARSFYGVRGANLPALLRAFIACGWFGIQTWVGGEALYVIVGKLVGGGWTNAAQLGGQPWTLWLSFALFWVVQMLIIWRGMDAIRRFENWTAPLVSVGFLIMLTYVLVKAGGFGPILSEPSKLGWGSGFWAVFAPSLMAMIAFWSTLSLNMPDFTRFGGSQRKQFWGQILGLPTTMSFIAIVAILTTSGAVSLYGEAIWDPAQLASRFDSPVVVIVALVALVLATISANLAANVVSPSYDFSNAVPKRITFATGGLITGILGVVIQPWRLISDPHIYIFTWLGFYGGVLAPVAGVLIAGYWLIDRTRLSLPDLYLENGKYWFTGGWNWRALVATVIGSVIAVGGAYSAPGTGPFPADGLIPFLKPLYDYSWVAGLVAAFLLYLVLTPRTSATPAVAAPTTTPATPSN, encoded by the coding sequence ATGGCACACTCCCCGGTCCCAGTCACCCCCACCGACGGCCGCCCGTCAGACCATCGGGTCGACCTCGCCGACGACTCGGCGATCGCCGACAGCAGGTTCTCCAACCCCGAGCTGGCCCCGGTCCCGCTCGAACGGCGCACCTGGTCCACGTACAACTTCTTCGCGCTGTGGATGGGCATGGCCCACAACATCCCCAGCTACACCCTGGCCGCCTCGCTGATCGCGCTGGGCATGGACTGGGTGCAGGCGTTCGTGACGATCACCCTGGGCAACCTGATCGTGCTGGTGCCGATGCTGCTCAACAGCCACGCCGGCACCAAGTACGGCATCCCGTTCCCGGTGTTCGCGCGCAGCTTCTACGGCGTGCGCGGCGCCAACCTGCCGGCGCTGCTGCGGGCGTTCATCGCCTGCGGCTGGTTCGGCATCCAGACCTGGGTCGGCGGCGAGGCGCTGTACGTGATCGTCGGCAAGCTGGTCGGCGGCGGCTGGACGAACGCGGCGCAGCTGGGCGGCCAGCCGTGGACGCTGTGGCTGTCGTTCGCGCTGTTCTGGGTCGTGCAGATGCTGATCATCTGGCGCGGCATGGACGCGATCCGCCGGTTCGAGAACTGGACCGCGCCGCTGGTCTCCGTCGGCTTCCTGATCATGCTGACCTACGTGCTGGTCAAGGCGGGCGGATTCGGCCCGATCCTGTCGGAGCCGTCGAAGCTGGGCTGGGGCTCGGGCTTCTGGGCGGTGTTCGCGCCGTCGCTGATGGCGATGATCGCGTTCTGGTCGACGCTGTCGCTGAACATGCCGGACTTCACCCGGTTCGGCGGCAGCCAGCGCAAGCAGTTCTGGGGCCAGATCCTGGGCCTGCCGACGACCATGTCGTTCATCGCGATCGTCGCCATCCTGACCACCTCCGGCGCGGTCTCCCTGTACGGCGAGGCGATCTGGGACCCGGCCCAGCTGGCCAGCCGCTTCGACAGCCCGGTGGTGGTGATCGTCGCGCTGGTCGCGCTGGTGCTGGCGACGATCTCGGCGAACCTGGCGGCCAACGTCGTGTCGCCGTCGTACGACTTCTCCAACGCGGTGCCCAAGCGCATCACGTTCGCCACCGGCGGCCTGATCACCGGCATCCTCGGCGTGGTGATCCAGCCGTGGCGGCTGATCTCCGACCCGCACATCTACATCTTCACCTGGCTCGGCTTCTACGGCGGGGTGCTGGCGCCGGTGGCGGGCGTGCTGATCGCCGGCTACTGGCTGATCGACCGCACCCGGCTTTCGCTGCCGGACCTGTACCTGGAGAACGGGAAGTACTGGTTCACCGGCGGCTGGAACTGGCGGGCGCTGGTCGCCACGGTGATCGGCTCCGTGATCGCCGTCGGCGGCGCGTACTCCGCGCCGGGCACCGGCCCGTTCCCCGCCGACGGCCTCATCCCGTTCCTCAAGCCGCTCTACGACTACAGCTGGGTGGCCGGCCTGGTCGCCGCCTTCCTGCTGTACCTGGTGCTGACGCCGAGAACGTCGGCGACCCCAGCAGTCGCGGCGCCCACGACAACCCCGGCGACGCCGTCCAACTAG
- a CDS encoding maleylpyruvate isomerase N-terminal domain-containing protein: MISSFLSAARTAAVLLHSAELAESWTKPSALAEFRISGLAGHLAGQVSNMHRFLDAAVPPDLVPMDAVRYYTQHGDVDVDSEVATGIRVRSEEHAGPSAADLAARYDAALESVAARLDGLPPELPVLMFDRWVLPLDQCLLTRILELVVHADDLAVSLGVPTPSFSDDVVDAAVTTLARISVVKRGPLPALRALSRRERADGMAAAF, encoded by the coding sequence GTGATCTCTTCTTTCCTCTCCGCCGCCCGCACGGCCGCCGTCCTGCTGCACTCCGCCGAGCTGGCCGAGTCGTGGACCAAGCCCAGCGCCCTGGCCGAGTTCCGGATCTCCGGCCTCGCCGGCCACCTCGCCGGGCAGGTGTCCAACATGCACCGCTTCCTCGACGCCGCCGTGCCGCCCGACCTGGTGCCGATGGATGCCGTGCGCTACTACACCCAGCACGGCGATGTCGACGTCGACTCCGAGGTCGCCACCGGCATCCGCGTGCGCAGCGAAGAACACGCCGGCCCCTCCGCCGCCGACCTCGCCGCCCGCTACGACGCCGCGCTGGAGTCGGTCGCCGCGCGCCTCGACGGGCTCCCCCCGGAGCTGCCCGTGCTGATGTTCGACCGCTGGGTGCTGCCGCTGGACCAGTGCCTGCTGACCCGGATCCTCGAACTCGTCGTCCACGCCGACGACCTGGCCGTCAGCCTCGGCGTGCCCACCCCGTCGTTCTCCGACGACGTGGTGGATGCCGCCGTCACCACCCTGGCCCGGATCTCGGTGGTCAAGCGGGGGCCGCTGCCGGCGCTGCGGGCCTTGTCCCGCCGCGAACGCGCCGACGGAATGGCCGCCGCGTTCTAG
- a CDS encoding SDR family oxidoreductase: MKNRTVTSDGVRLAVYEHGDPSKPTVLLVHGYPDTHLMWQDVVTRLVEDFHVVSYDTRGAGKTGKPSTLESYRLEHLANDLMAVADAVSPDQPVHVVAHDWGSIQAWEAVTEPANADRIASYTSISGPCLDHVAHWMRRPGLKVARQLLHSWYIGFFHLPVLPTLAWRLWLGRNWGQVMSLADGVPRRPGHPAPTITKDGINGMSLYRANFRPVMRKPRERRTTVPVQVIHPERDRYVTAPLTENLQKWAPKLWRRTIPASHWVALTHPDVVARMASEFIRHVDGAPATRSLRRAEVGRHRPPFTDKLVVITGGGSGIGRATALAFAKQGAEVVVCDINHDTAAETAALAGAKAHAYQVNVADEGAVAKFAADVAAAHGIPDVVVNNAGIGHAGALMDATTEEWQRVLDVNLWGVIHGCKSFGELMIAGGEGGHIVNVASAAAYLPSKVLGVYSTSKAAVFMLSDCLRAELASAGIGVSTICPGIVNTNIAGTTTFSGVTAAEQARKQEASTRAYRRRNFPPERVAAEIVRAVRQRRAIVPVTAEAKAARVLSRLSPTALRGLAARF, from the coding sequence ATGAAGAACAGGACGGTGACCTCCGACGGCGTGCGCCTGGCCGTCTACGAGCACGGCGACCCGTCGAAGCCGACGGTGCTGCTGGTGCACGGCTATCCCGACACGCACCTGATGTGGCAGGACGTGGTGACCCGCCTGGTCGAGGACTTCCACGTCGTCAGCTACGACACGCGCGGCGCCGGCAAGACCGGCAAACCGTCCACTTTGGAGAGTTATCGGCTCGAACACCTGGCCAACGACCTGATGGCCGTCGCCGACGCGGTCAGCCCGGACCAACCGGTGCACGTCGTCGCGCACGACTGGGGTTCCATCCAGGCGTGGGAGGCCGTCACCGAGCCCGCCAACGCCGACCGGATCGCCTCGTACACCTCGATCTCCGGGCCGTGCCTGGACCACGTCGCGCACTGGATGCGCCGGCCCGGCCTCAAGGTCGCCCGGCAGCTGCTGCACTCCTGGTACATCGGCTTCTTCCACCTGCCCGTGCTGCCGACGCTGGCGTGGCGGCTGTGGCTGGGCCGCAACTGGGGCCAGGTGATGAGCCTCGCCGACGGCGTTCCGCGCCGGCCGGGACATCCCGCGCCGACGATCACCAAGGACGGCATCAACGGGATGTCGTTGTACCGGGCCAACTTCCGGCCGGTGATGCGCAAGCCGCGGGAACGCCGCACCACGGTTCCGGTACAGGTCATCCACCCCGAGCGGGACCGGTACGTGACCGCGCCGCTGACCGAGAACCTGCAGAAGTGGGCCCCGAAGCTGTGGCGCCGGACGATTCCGGCCAGTCACTGGGTCGCGCTCACACACCCGGATGTCGTGGCCCGCATGGCGAGCGAGTTCATCCGGCACGTCGACGGCGCGCCGGCCACGAGGTCGCTGCGCCGGGCCGAGGTCGGCCGGCACCGGCCGCCGTTCACCGACAAGCTCGTCGTGATCACCGGTGGCGGCAGCGGCATCGGCCGCGCGACGGCGCTGGCGTTCGCCAAGCAGGGCGCGGAAGTCGTGGTCTGCGACATCAACCACGACACCGCGGCCGAGACCGCCGCGCTGGCCGGCGCGAAGGCGCACGCGTACCAGGTGAACGTGGCCGACGAGGGCGCGGTGGCCAAGTTCGCCGCCGATGTCGCCGCCGCGCACGGGATTCCGGACGTGGTGGTGAACAACGCCGGCATCGGGCACGCCGGCGCGCTGATGGACGCCACCACCGAGGAGTGGCAGCGGGTGCTGGACGTCAACCTGTGGGGCGTGATCCACGGCTGCAAGTCGTTCGGCGAGCTGATGATCGCCGGCGGCGAGGGCGGGCACATCGTGAACGTCGCCTCGGCCGCCGCGTACCTGCCATCCAAGGTGCTCGGCGTGTACTCCACCTCCAAGGCCGCCGTGTTCATGCTGTCCGACTGCCTGCGCGCCGAGCTGGCGTCGGCCGGCATCGGCGTGTCGACGATCTGCCCTGGCATCGTGAACACCAACATCGCCGGCACCACCACCTTCTCCGGCGTGACCGCCGCCGAGCAGGCCCGGAAGCAGGAGGCCAGCACGCGGGCGTACCGGCGGCGCAACTTCCCGCCGGAGCGGGTGGCCGCCGAGATCGTGCGGGCCGTGCGACAGCGGCGGGCGATCGTGCCGGTCACGGCCGAGGCGAAGGCCGCCCGGGTGCTGAGCCGGCTTTCCCCGACCGCGCTGCGGGGGCTTGCCGCTAGATTCTGA
- a CDS encoding methylenetetrahydrofolate reductase, giving the protein MTSRPFKVVCEIEPPTRPDLMHVRHQIGTLSKVADTFLIPDNHIGRATVSSVAVAHEVQAMGGRSIACLNSRDRNMLGFRRDLLTAAAYGVEEFLFVYGDKPASGSRTGQLTVRSMIDEVRSLSEDKAFAGVAPFRVGTAAGLRPVPAWKHAADFMFVQVSFSLDALLRWRDANPVDMPVYAGVMVIASAAHANRLAAAIPDIDIPADLVDRLDGDRLAGVESTCEQVLRIRESGAFDGVHLVPVARYREVAARLEQMLK; this is encoded by the coding sequence ATGACTTCGCGCCCGTTCAAGGTCGTGTGTGAGATCGAGCCGCCGACCAGGCCCGATCTGATGCACGTGCGGCACCAGATCGGCACCCTGTCCAAGGTGGCCGACACGTTTCTCATCCCCGACAACCACATCGGGCGGGCCACCGTGTCCAGCGTGGCCGTGGCGCACGAGGTGCAGGCGATGGGCGGGCGCAGCATCGCCTGCCTGAACTCGCGTGACCGCAACATGTTGGGCTTTCGGCGAGACCTGCTCACCGCCGCCGCGTACGGCGTCGAGGAGTTCCTGTTCGTCTACGGCGACAAGCCGGCGTCCGGCAGCCGGACCGGGCAGCTGACCGTACGGTCGATGATCGACGAGGTGCGGTCGCTGTCCGAGGACAAGGCGTTCGCCGGCGTCGCCCCGTTCCGGGTCGGCACCGCCGCCGGGCTGCGGCCCGTGCCGGCGTGGAAGCACGCCGCCGACTTCATGTTCGTGCAGGTCAGCTTCTCCCTCGACGCGCTGCTGCGGTGGCGCGACGCCAACCCCGTCGACATGCCCGTCTACGCCGGCGTGATGGTCATCGCCAGCGCCGCGCACGCCAACCGGCTGGCCGCCGCCATTCCCGACATCGACATCCCCGCCGACCTCGTCGACCGGCTCGACGGCGACCGCCTCGCCGGCGTCGAGTCCACGTGCGAGCAGGTGCTCAGGATCCGCGAGTCCGGCGCGTTCGACGGCGTGCACCTGGTGCCCGTCGCGCGCTACCGCGAGGTCGCCGCCCGACTGGAGCAGATGCTGAAGTGA
- a CDS encoding TIGR03842 family LLM class F420-dependent oxidoreductase produces the protein MDFGVVLQTDPPARDVIEAMRAAEAGGFRYGWTFDSVVLWQEPFVIYSQILAATESLVVGPMVTNPSTRDWSVTASLFATLNDMFGNRTVCGIGRGDSARRVIGQKPASLATLGEAMTVIKDLAEGREATHHGVPVRIPWVRDGKLEMWMAAYGPKALKLVGEQADGFILQTADPDIARWTIGSVREAAVAAGRDPSAVTICVAAPAYVGSDLAHQRDQLRWFGGMVGNHVADLVSRYGEGGAVPKALTDYIRGREGYDYSHHGRAGNPSTDFVPDDIVDRFCLVGPESAHVERLAELKEIGVDQFALYLMHDDRDKTLAAYSTSVIPAV, from the coding sequence ATGGACTTCGGCGTTGTGCTCCAGACCGATCCGCCGGCCCGGGACGTGATCGAGGCGATGAGGGCCGCGGAGGCCGGCGGCTTCCGCTACGGCTGGACGTTCGACTCGGTCGTGCTGTGGCAGGAGCCTTTTGTCATCTACTCGCAGATCCTGGCGGCGACGGAGTCGCTGGTGGTCGGGCCGATGGTGACCAACCCGAGCACCCGCGACTGGTCGGTGACGGCGTCGCTGTTCGCCACCCTGAACGACATGTTCGGCAACCGGACGGTGTGCGGCATCGGTCGCGGCGACTCCGCGCGCCGGGTGATCGGGCAGAAGCCGGCGTCGCTGGCGACGCTGGGCGAGGCGATGACGGTGATCAAGGACCTGGCCGAGGGGCGGGAGGCGACCCATCACGGCGTGCCCGTGCGGATCCCGTGGGTTCGCGACGGCAAGCTGGAGATGTGGATGGCGGCCTACGGGCCGAAGGCGCTGAAGCTGGTGGGTGAGCAGGCCGACGGCTTCATCCTGCAGACCGCCGACCCGGACATCGCCCGCTGGACCATCGGTTCCGTACGGGAGGCCGCGGTCGCCGCCGGCCGTGATCCCTCGGCGGTCACGATCTGCGTCGCCGCGCCGGCCTATGTCGGCTCCGACCTGGCGCACCAGCGGGACCAGCTGCGCTGGTTCGGCGGCATGGTCGGCAATCACGTCGCCGACCTGGTCAGCCGGTACGGCGAGGGCGGCGCGGTGCCGAAGGCGCTGACCGACTACATCCGGGGCCGGGAGGGCTACGACTACTCCCACCACGGCCGCGCCGGCAACCCGTCCACCGACTTCGTGCCCGACGACATCGTGGACCGGTTCTGCCTGGTCGGGCCGGAGTCGGCGCACGTCGAGCGGCTGGCGGAGCTGAAGGAGATCGGCGTCGACCAGTTCGCGCTGTACCTGATGCACGACGACCGCGACAAGACCCTGGCGGCGTATTCGACCTCGGTCATTCCCGCGGTCTGA
- a CDS encoding metal-dependent hydrolase, which translates to MTEPDRLLLHPRDVHFDWSELPMHWIPREPFATHVLNVLHLLLPEGERWFCRAFQQALPLITDDRLAEDVRGFIGQEAVHAEAHQGVLAHLPAKGLDPDPFVAQVSWIFRRILGERPALTVRGRQEYLIEQLALVAAIEHVTAFLGDWVLNSPGLDRAQADPTMLDLLRWHGAEEVEHRCVAFDVMRHFDGRYLRRVRAMVIAGPTLWIMWIKGVKFLMANDPELPRGTVPTWRDYRRAVRKGMVPGPWRIARSMSRYFKPSYYPTQEGSTAQAVAYLAKSPAAQAAH; encoded by the coding sequence ATGACGGAACCCGACAGGCTGCTGCTGCACCCCCGCGACGTCCACTTCGACTGGTCCGAGCTGCCGATGCACTGGATCCCGCGGGAGCCGTTCGCCACCCACGTGCTCAACGTGCTGCACCTGCTGCTGCCCGAGGGCGAACGCTGGTTCTGCCGGGCGTTCCAGCAGGCCCTGCCGCTGATCACGGACGACCGGCTGGCCGAGGACGTGCGCGGCTTCATCGGGCAGGAGGCGGTGCACGCCGAGGCGCACCAGGGGGTGCTGGCCCACCTGCCGGCCAAGGGCCTGGACCCCGACCCGTTCGTGGCCCAGGTGTCGTGGATCTTCCGGCGCATCCTCGGCGAGCGGCCGGCGCTGACCGTCCGCGGCCGCCAGGAGTACCTGATCGAGCAGCTCGCCCTGGTCGCGGCCATCGAGCACGTGACGGCGTTCCTCGGCGACTGGGTCCTCAACTCCCCCGGCCTCGACCGCGCCCAGGCCGATCCGACGATGCTCGACCTGCTGCGCTGGCACGGCGCCGAGGAGGTGGAGCACCGCTGCGTGGCTTTCGACGTGATGCGCCACTTCGACGGCCGCTACCTGCGCCGCGTGCGGGCCATGGTCATCGCCGGCCCGACACTGTGGATCATGTGGATCAAGGGCGTGAAGTTCCTGATGGCCAACGATCCCGAGCTGCCGCGCGGCACCGTGCCGACCTGGCGGGACTACCGCCGCGCGGTCCGCAAGGGCATGGTCCCGGGCCCGTGGCGGATCGCGAGGTCGATGTCCCGGTACTTCAAGCCGAGCTACTACCCCACGCAGGAGGGCTCCACCGCCCAGGCGGTGGCCTACCTGGCGAAATCCCCCGCCGCGCAGGCAGCGCACTGA
- a CDS encoding nitrilase-related carbon-nitrogen hydrolase translates to MAQIVRAGLVQQRWTGDKESMIANAVAAIATAASQGAQVVCLQELFYGPYFCQVQDADYYSYTEQIPDGPTTQLLCEVAKQHGVVLVAPMYEEEQPGVYYNTAAVIDADGRYLGKHRKNHIPQVKGFWEKFYFRPGNLGYPVFDTAVGRIGVYICYERHFPEGWRALGLAGAKIVFNPSATSRGLSEYLWRLEQPAAAVANEYFVGTINRVGVEPLGDNDFYGQTYFADPRGQLVGEAASDTEEEVVVRDLDMGLLAEVRDLWAFYRDRRPDSYESLVKP, encoded by the coding sequence GTGGCACAGATCGTCCGCGCCGGCCTCGTCCAGCAACGCTGGACCGGGGACAAGGAATCGATGATCGCGAACGCGGTGGCCGCCATCGCGACCGCCGCCTCGCAGGGCGCTCAGGTCGTCTGCCTCCAGGAGCTGTTCTACGGCCCGTACTTCTGCCAGGTGCAGGACGCGGACTACTACTCCTACACCGAGCAGATCCCGGACGGCCCGACCACGCAGCTGCTGTGCGAGGTGGCCAAGCAGCACGGGGTGGTGCTGGTCGCGCCGATGTACGAGGAGGAGCAGCCCGGCGTCTACTACAACACCGCGGCGGTGATCGACGCCGACGGCAGGTACCTGGGCAAGCACCGCAAGAACCACATCCCGCAGGTGAAGGGCTTCTGGGAGAAGTTCTACTTCCGGCCCGGCAACCTGGGCTACCCGGTGTTCGACACGGCGGTCGGCCGGATCGGCGTCTACATCTGCTACGAGCGGCACTTCCCGGAGGGCTGGCGGGCGCTGGGCCTGGCCGGCGCGAAGATCGTGTTCAACCCGTCGGCGACCAGCCGCGGCCTGTCCGAGTACCTGTGGCGGCTGGAGCAGCCGGCGGCCGCGGTGGCCAACGAGTACTTCGTCGGAACGATCAACCGGGTCGGGGTGGAACCGTTGGGCGACAACGACTTCTACGGCCAGACCTACTTCGCCGACCCGCGCGGGCAGCTGGTCGGCGAGGCGGCGTCGGACACCGAGGAGGAGGTTGTCGTCCGCGACCTGGACATGGGCCTGCTGGCCGAGGTCCGCGACCTGTGGGCGTTCTACCGCGACCGCCGCCCGGACAGCTACGAATCGCTGGTGAAGCCGTGA
- a CDS encoding PDR/VanB family oxidoreductase — translation MPDRFIRGLAGFTDVYTRSLPYWGRSRKQAGPLERPLNLVVSERKLVADDVVSLRLAGENLPVWHPGAHIDLHLPSGLRRQYSLCGDPGDYTYRIAARLIGPGSAEVHALQPGARVTVRGPRNAFPFVARGKALFVAGGIGITPILPMVRMADRLGSDWRLVYKGRSLPFLDELPQGNVVINPGRDELLAQAPAGGAVYVCGPAPMLESVRKGFRDCPATGLHYERFGPPPVVDGRPFEVQLGVDGPVLPVPADRSALAVLRDFRPSVPYSCQQGFCGTCRQRTVDGNDILVCVERTDGERLVLEER, via the coding sequence ATGCCGGACCGGTTCATCCGGGGCCTGGCCGGGTTCACGGACGTCTACACCCGGTCGCTGCCGTACTGGGGACGCAGCCGCAAGCAGGCCGGCCCGCTGGAGCGGCCGCTGAACCTCGTTGTCAGCGAACGGAAACTGGTTGCCGACGACGTCGTGAGCCTTCGGCTGGCCGGCGAGAATCTGCCGGTGTGGCATCCCGGCGCGCACATCGACCTGCACCTGCCGTCCGGGCTGCGCCGACAGTACTCGCTGTGCGGCGACCCCGGCGACTACACGTACCGGATCGCGGCCCGGCTGATCGGGCCCGGCTCGGCCGAGGTGCACGCCCTGCAACCTGGTGCCCGTGTCACGGTTCGCGGCCCCCGCAACGCGTTTCCCTTCGTGGCCCGGGGAAAGGCGCTGTTCGTCGCGGGCGGTATCGGCATCACGCCGATCCTGCCGATGGTCCGGATGGCCGACCGGCTGGGTTCGGACTGGCGACTCGTCTACAAGGGACGGTCGCTGCCGTTCCTCGACGAGTTGCCGCAGGGAAACGTGGTGATCAATCCGGGCCGGGACGAGTTGCTGGCCCAGGCGCCGGCAGGTGGAGCGGTCTACGTCTGCGGACCCGCGCCGATGCTGGAATCCGTACGCAAGGGCTTCCGCGACTGCCCGGCGACCGGTCTGCACTACGAGCGGTTCGGGCCGCCGCCGGTCGTCGACGGCAGGCCGTTCGAGGTGCAACTGGGCGTCGACGGGCCGGTGCTGCCGGTGCCGGCCGACCGGTCTGCGCTGGCCGTGCTGCGGGATTTCCGGCCCAGTGTGCCGTACTCGTGCCAGCAGGGCTTCTGCGGCACCTGCCGGCAGCGCACGGTCGACGGCAATGACATCCTGGTGTGCGTCGAGCGCACCGACGGCGAGCGCTTGGTGCTGGAGGAGCGATGA